Genomic window (Vicinamibacterales bacterium):
CCTTTTCGAGCTTCGCGCGGACCGCCGCAGGCGTGCGGCCGGTGCGCTCGGCATACCTGCCAATCTCCGCGTCCACGTCCTCGTGGGCCACGGCGAGCTGTTCGCGGCGCGCCACCTCGTCGAGCACCAGCGCCCCGCTCACCGCCTCCGCGGCGGCCTCCTTCTGGCGCCCGCGGAATTCCTCCCAGTTGATGTTCGTCTGCATCGGATCGATCTGCTGCTCGATCAGACGACGGACGAACTCCTCGACGCGGCGGTCGATCTCGCGTTCGAGCAGCGCCTCGGGCACCTCGAACGACACGCGTTCGGCGAGCTGCTTCATCAGCGCGCCGCGCAGCTCCCGGTCCGCCTCGTGCTTCGCCTCATGCTCGAGGTCCTCGCGCACGCGCTGGCGGAGCGCGTCGAGCGAGGCGAAATCGCCCAGGTCCTTCGCGAACTCGTCGTCGAGCTCCGGCACGATGCGCCGGCGGATCGCCTTGACCACGACGTCGTAGGCCACCGTCTTGCCGGCGAGCTCGGTGACCGCGTAGTCGTCCGGATACCGGATGTCGAACGACTTGTGCGCTCCCGCCTCGAGCCCGAACAGCTGCGCGTCGAACCCCGGGGGATTCGCCGTCGCCCCGATATCGACCGTCACGCTCTCGTGCCGATCCGTCTTCTCCTCGCCGCCCGCGGCGGGCGCGTCGGTCAGCACGATGGCCGGCGCCGCACGCTCCGTGCGCACCAGATCCATCAGCACCGAATCCCCGTCGCCGACGCCGCGCCCCTCGACCGGCTCGTAGCGCGCCGACCGCTCGCGCAGCCCTTCGAGCGCCTGGCCGACCGCCGTGTCTCCCACCGCCAGGCTGCCGCGCGACAGTTGCAGCGTCGCGTAGTCTCCCGGATCGATCGGCGGCACCGTGTCGAAGGACGCCGTGAACCGCAGCGGCTGCCCCTCTTCGACGACGACGTCCTTGATGTCGGGCGTGTCCACCGGCTCGACGCCGCGCTCGCGGAGTGCCTCGTCGACGGCCCGGGGGATGAGCCCGTGCGCGACGTCGTGCAGGATCTGCTCGCGGAACCGCTGCCGGACCACCTTGGGCGGCACCTTGCCGGGACGGAACCCGGGGATGCGCGCCGTCTTCCCGTAATCGCGCGTGACCTTGTCGATTTCCTGATCGACGACCTCACTGTCGATCTCCACCACCAGGTTCTTGCGCGTGTCGTTGACGTCGACGAATTCTGTTTTCATTCGGATCTATCGGCCGCTTGAATCGGGCGCAGTGCCCGTTTTTCACGGATTGGCTAACTATCGTGTCCGGCGCGCGTCTGACGCCGCGTACCCGGCACCAGGTCGCGTCCCCCCAAAACCACTCGAGCCCATCCATTCGAGCGACGGGAGCGGAGGCGTGCGAAAGGGGGGAGTCGAACCCCCACGGCCTTTCGGCCACCGGATCCTAAGTCCGGCGCGTCTGCCAGTTCCGCCACTCTCGCCCACTCGACTCTCGCTCCACGCAGGGGGGGCCGGCTTACCGCAGCCGTCTAGCGTAGCACATGCAATAAAGGACATTCCCCCTGTAAATAACGGAGGTTCTCCCTGTAGGACTCCGCTACGCCTCAACCGGGTACGGCGGCCGCTCTTTCGGCTAACAGCCTCTGGCTTGGTTCCTGCAACCACCCCCGGCGTGAATTCGTACGTCGGGCGGCCCAGCAGCCCGACAGGAGGATGAGACTCATGAAGCGACTTCTGACAGCAATGGGATGTGTCGCGGCGTTCGCCGTCGGCCTCGCGGCTCAGTCGACCGCGACCGGCACGTCCGGCGCGGCCTCGCAGAGCGCGACCACGCAGGCCGGCCAGCGCGGCGGCGGGCCGCGCACCATCACCGGGTGCGTGAAAGCCGGCGACACCGCCGACACCTACATGCTCACCAATATCGAAGGGATGGGTGGACGCGGCGCCGGCGCGGCGGCCAGCAGCACGACCGCCAGCACGAGCGGCTCCGCCACGAGTGATACCGCCGCCGCGGGCGCCGCCATGCAGGGCGGCCGCGGTATGACGAGCCTGATGCTGAGCGCCGACTCGAGCGTCGATCTCAAGGCCCACGTCGGCCACAAGGTCGAGGTGACCGGCAGCCTCGCGGGCGGCGGACGCCGCGGCGGCACCGACGCGGCCGCCGGCAGCACCACCACATCGGGCACGGCCAGCGGAACGAACGCAGCCGGCACCACCGGTACAGAGGGCGGCGCCCGTGGAATGCGCTCGATGACGGTGACCTCGCTGAAGATGGTCAGCGACAGCTGCAGCTAGACGGCAGCAGGAGAAGGTAGCAAGTAGAGACGCCAGCCCGCACGATGTCGGGCTGGCGTTCCCACGTACAGCAGCCATCGGCGGTTGGATTTCCTACCTCGCGACGGCGGAGGCTCCCATGGCGCGTTCGATGTGGAAAGGATCTCTCGCGTTCGGACTGGTGAGTATTCCGGTCGAGCTGTACAGCGCGACGCGCGATCACCGGCCGAAGTTCCGGCTGCTGCACGCGAAGGACGAAGAGCCGGTCCGCTACGAGCGCGTCTGCCAGAAAGAGGGGAAGCCCGTCGCCTGGGAGGATCTGGTCAAAGGTTACGAATACGCGAAACACCAGTTCGTCGTGCTGACCAAGGACGACTTCAAGACGGCGGCGCTGGAGAAGACGAAGACGATAGACATCATGGACTTCGTCGATCCGAAGGAGATCGACGAGCGCTACTTTGAGACGCCTTATTATCTGACGCCCGGCACCGGGGCAGATCGGTCGTATGCCTTGCTGCGGGAGGCGATCCGTCAGTCGGGGCGCGTCGGGGTCGCGAAAGTCATCCTGCGCGACGCGCAGCACCTCGCCGCCATCGAGGCGATCGGCGACGCGCTCGTGCTCACCATGATGCGCTTTGCCGACGAACTGGTCGATTTGTCCGAGTTCCGTTTTCCCAAGCACTCGGGCAGCCGGGCCGCCGAGCTGACCATGGCCCGCCACCTGATCGGAAGTTTCGAGGCGGCGTGGGATCCCCGCAAGTACACTGACGAATACAAGGAGAACCTGATGCGGCTCATCGAGGCGAAAATGAAGGGCAAGGCGCCCAGGTTCGTCGCCGAGGATCACGGGCCGAAGCAGGCCGAAGTCGTCGATCTGATGGCCCGGCTGCGCGCCTCGCTCAAGGGCAGGCGCGCCGCCCCGAAGCCCAAGCACGCGGGATCCACGCGCCGGGCCGGCGCGTCGAAACGACCGAAAGGAAAGCGCGTAGCATAACCAGATGCCGACGATGACCCGCGTCGACGCCACCGCCGCGGCCGCATGGTACCGCCGCAACCGCGCGCGCTCCGCGGCCCTCTTCGACATGATCGATCCGTCGGCGTACTACACCCGACCGATCGCGCTGCGTAACCCGATCGTGTTCTACGAAGGGCACCTGCCGGCGTTCAGCGTCCTCGCGTTCCTGCAGCGGGGCCTCGGACGCGGCCCGATCGACGTGCGGTTCGAGAGGCTGTTCGAGCGCGGCATCGATCCCGATTCGGTCGATGCGGCGGTGCCGCGCAGCGGCGCGTCGACGGTGTGGCCGGCCCGCGACGAGGTGCGCGCGTTCGGCCGCGCCTGCGACGAGGCGGTGATCGCCGCGCTCGCCGATCTGCCGGCGGCGGCAGGGGCCATCGAAGGGCTCTACACCGCCCTCGAGCACGAGGCGATGCACCAGGAGACGCTCCTCTACATGTGGCATCGGCTGCCGTACGCGTCCAAGCGCGCGGTCGGCTCTCTGCGCGGCGAGCGCCCGCTGTCCGATGGCCGACATCCAATCGTCGACGGGCGCTCCTCGGGTGGTGGTGCGGCCACTCTGGCGGCGGTCGTCGTCCCGGATGGCGACGCCGTACTCGGCGCCGATCGGTCGGTCGCTGCCTTCGGCTGGGACAACGAGTTCGATCGGCATGTGTCGCACGTGCCGTCCTTCGAAGTCGACGCGCAGCCGACCACCAACGCGCAGTTCCTCGAGTTCCTGGACGCCGACGGTTATCGCCGCCGCGACCTGTGGAGCGACGAAGGCTGGGACTGGATTCAGTCGGAGCGAGTGCAACATCCGGCCTTCTGGTTAGCCGCCGATCCGTCGGATATCGGTGACGGCTCTGGGGCCATCGGACGGCGATGGCTCTGGCGAGGCATGTTCAGCTGCGAGCCTCTCCCATCGAACGCGCCCGTCTATGTCAGTCACGCGGAGGCCTCCGCCTACGCCGCCTGGAAAGGGCGGCGGCTGATCACCGAAGCCGAGTGGCACCGCGCCGCGGAAGGGGCGACCATGGGCCACGCCGATTTCGCCGGCTTCGATCCCGTCGACAACGGGTCCTTCCCTGGCGGCGCCAGCCTGCATGGCGTGCAGGATCTCGTCGGCAACGGGTGGGAGTGGACGTCGACGATCTTCGGGCCGTTCGACGGCTTCGCGCCGATGCGGTCGTATCCGGAATATTCCGCCGACTTCTTCGACGGCCGCCACTACGTGATGAAGGGCGCGTCGCCCGCCACGGCGCGCGAGCTGATTCGTCCGAGTTTCCGAAACTGGTTCCGTGGCAATTATCCGTATGTCTACGCGAAGTTCCGAACAGCTCGCGGCTGAGTTCGCGGCCGACGTGCGGCGCGATCTCGCGCTGACGCCGAGACAGCTGCAGTCGAAATACCTGTACGACGCGCTCGGCTCGTCGTTGTTCGAAGCCATCTGCCGCCTGCCGTGGTACCGCATCACCGGTGCGGAGCGCCATCTCCTCGAATCGCACGCCGACGACATCGTCGAAGCCGTGGCCGGCCCTGCGGCGACGGCCGCGTCGAGCCCCGGCCCGCTCATCGTCGAGCTGGGGTGCGGCAGCGGCGAAAAGATCGTGATTCTGGCGGAAGCGCTGCAGGCGGCTGGCCGTCGGGGCCGCGTCCACCTCATCGACATCTCGAGCCAGGCGCTCGAGCAGTCGGAGCGGACGCTCGGCCGGCTCCGGCACATCTCGGTCGTCGGCCATCGCGACACCTATGAGGCCGGCCTGCGCGAGGCGGCGCGGCAGCGCGATCCCGACAGCCCGATGCTCGTCCTCCTGCTCGGCTCGAACATCGGCAATTTCGACGCGCCGGCGGCGGCGCAGTTCCTGCGCGCGATCCGCCTGGCGCTGGCCCCGGGCGACGCGCTGCTGCTCGGCGCCGACCTCGTCAAGCCGGAGCGCGAACTGCAGCTCGCCTATGACGATCCGCTCGGCGTCACGGCGGCGTTCAACCGCAACCTGCTCGTCCGCATCAACCGCGAGCTGGCTGGCACGTTCGACCTCGACGCGTTCGCGCACGTTGCGGTCTGGAACCGCCGCGAACACCGCGTCGAGATGCACCTCGAGAGCCGCCGCGACCAGCGCGTCACGATCGACGGGTGGAGCGTCGCGTTCGCGATCGGGGAGCGGATCTGGACGGAGAGCTCGTACAAGTACGCGCCGGATCAGATCGTCGAGATGGGGGCGCGGGCCGGCTTCGGCATCACCGAGCAGTGGATCGACGAGCCCGCGCGTTTCGCGTTGAATCTGTTCGCCGCGATCTGAATTCCCTTTTCTAGCCATCCCGCGTGAACGGGCGGCTCCGCCCGTGCGCAGCCTCTCGCGCATCGCGCCTTTCCAGGACCAATGCCGCGTCGCGACACTTCCTTGCAAACCCGCGCGCGCTCGACCCCGTCTAAGGAAGGGTCGATGCTAAAAATCTCACTTCTGCTCGCGCTGGCCGGTGTGTCGGGGCTGGCGAGCGAGGGCGGCGGCGCGTCGGGCACCATTGCGGCCGTCGCGGTGCCGGGGGCGACGGCGATCAAACTCGGGTCGTTCAGCGAAGACGTCTGGGGGGCGGTCCCGGCGGTCAGCGATTTCCGGCAGCGCGAGCCGAAGGACGGCGGCGCACCCACGTTCGCGACCGACGTCAAGGTCGCCTACGACGCGGAAAACCTGTACGTGGCGGTGCGTGCTCACGATCCGCAGCCCGAGCGGATCGTCGGCCATCGGACCCGACGGGATGCCGAGTCGCCGTCGGACTGGATCCGCGTCATGGTCGACTCCTTCCACGACAAGCGGACCGCGTTCGAGTTCGGCGTGAACCCGGCTGGCGTCAAGAAAGACATCTACTGGTACGGTGATTCGAACGAGGACAGCGGCTGGGACGCCGTCTGGGACGTCGCCGTTGCGCGGGACGCCGACGGCTGGCGCGCCGAATTCCGGATTCCGTTCAGCCAGTTGCGCTTTCATCCGTCGGACGATGCCGTCTTCGGCTTCGCCGTCGTGCGCGAGATCGGCCGGCTGCAGGAGACCGACACCTGGCCGTTCATCTCCAAGAGCGCGAGCGGCATCGTCTCGTCCTTTGGCGATCTGACGCACCTCAAGATCAGTCAGTCGCCCAAGCGGCTCGAGCTGGTGCCCTATGCGGTGGCCCAGGTCGATACGCAGCCCACCGAGCCCGGCAATCCCCTCGTGTCGTCGCGCGATCAGCAACTGTCGGGAGGCGCGGATCTGAAGTACGCGGTTCGCCCGGGCGTCACCCTGACCGCGACGGTGAACCCCGACTTCGGCCAGGTCGAGGCCGATCCGGCCGTGGTGAACCTCTCCGGTTTCGAGACGTTCTTCGCGGAGCGCCGTCCCTTCTTCGTCGAAGGCAGCGGCATGTTCAACTTCGATCTCGACTGCAACGACGGCAGCTGCAGCGGGCTGTTTTACTCGCGGCGCATCGGCCGGCAGCCGCGCGGCGCGCCGGATCTCGTCGACGGCGCCTACGCGGTCGTCCCGCAGCAGACGACGATTTTCGGCGCGGCGAAGCTGACCGGGCGGCTGGGCAAGTTCTCGTTCGGCGCGCTCGACGGGGTCACCGCCGACGAGCAGGCGACGATTGCGGACGGGGCGGTGCGCACGCGGCAGATGGTCGAACCGCTGACCAATTATGCGGTGCTGCGCGCCCGTCGCGAGTTCGCCAACCAGTCGGCGCTCGGCTTCATGCTCACCAGCACCGCGCGGCGCCTCGACGGCGTCACCGGGTTGCTGCCGGATTCGGCGGTGACCGGCGGCCTCGACTGGGACTGGCGCATGCTGAAGCGTTATGCCGTCCAGGGCTACTGGGTCGGCAGCACCGTGCACGGCGACGCGCCGGCGATCGATCTCCTGCAGACGAGCACCGTGCATGCGTTCCAGCGCCCGGACGCCGAACACGTCGAAGAGGATCCGACCCGCACGTCGATGAACGGCAACGGCGGCCAGGTCTCGTTCAGCAAGATCGGCGGCGCGACGATCCGGTTCAACTCGAGCCTCAACTACAAGAGCCCGGGTCTCGAGATCAACGACATCGGCTTCATGCAGCGCGCCGACACGCGCTCGATGAACAACTGGATGCAGTGGAAGCGCGACACGCCCTGGCGGTTCCTGCGCAGCGTGCGCTGGAACCTGAACCAGTGGGCCGGGTGGAACTTCGGCGGCGATCGCCTGCAGAACGGCGGCAACGTCAACGCCCATTGGGTCTTCCGGAACAACTGGGCGACCGGCGCTGGCTACAACCTCAACGCCGCCAACTTTGACGACCGCGCCACCCGCGGTGTCGGCCCCGGCGCCATCGGCGTCAGCAATCGCAACTACTGGCAGTACCTCAACACCGATTCGCGCAAGCCGGTATCGGCGGCGGTGTTCTTCAACTCGGGACGCGACGCGGCCGGCGGACACTGGATTGGCTGGAGTCCCAGCGTCACCTACCGCCCCAGCTCGTTCGTCGAGATCAGCAGCGGCGTCGACTGGAGCCGCCAGGTCAACGACGCGCAGTGGATCGAGAACCGTCCGGACAACACCTATGTGTTCGGCCGTCTCGACCAGCACACCGTCTCGATGAACTGGCGCGTCAACTACACGATCACGCCGCAGGTCTCGGTGCAGATCTACGCTGCGCCGTTCGTCTCGACCGGCGACTACGATCATTTCAAGGCGCTGCTCGACGGACGCGCGCCGCACTATGCCGACCGCTACGCGCCGATCGCCTACGACGGCACTCCCGATTTCAACTACCGCTCGTTCCGTTCGACCAACGTGCTGCGCTGGGAGTACAAGCCCGGCTCCGCGCTCTTCGTCGTCTGGCAGCAGGGGCGCGAGGACGTCCTCGACTACGGGACCTTCCGGTTCGGGCGCGACCTCGGCGGCACGTTCGACGCGCCGGCGCACAACGTGTTTCTCGTCAAGATGAGTTACTGGATCAACCAGTAACGGCAGCCAGGACCCGCGGCGCGACGCGCCGGCTCCCATCGACATCGCCGGCGCCGGCGAGGACACCATGAACCTGGACGAACACGGGAGTCGCGCCGCGCGGCGTGTCAGTAGCGCGCCGCGGCAGCGTCGATCTCCGTCTTGATCTCGACGACCAGCGCGGCGGGCGAGATCACGCGGGCGAGGGGCCCGAACGACAGGATCCAGCTGCGCAGCGCCCAGTCGTTGGAGACCTCCAGGCTCAGGACGACCGCCCCGTCTGCGCGCGCGGTGGTCGACTGCGAGGGATGCCAGGTGCGTTCAGTGATGTAGGGAGCGATGCGCCCGTCGAAGACGATCTCGACGTGCTCGGGCGGACCCTCGTGCACGCCCAGCGAGTGCGCGAAGATCGTGTCGGGCAGCTCCGCCGGCGTGAACCGTTCCTCGTGCAGTGACACGCCGCGGATGCGCGCAACGCCGAAGGTCCGCACCTCCCGGTATTCCGGCACGTAGGCGAACAGATAGAGGCCGTCCGGGGAGTAGATCAGCCGGTACGGCTCGATCACGTATTCCTTCTCGCGCCGGCTCGACATCGAGAAGTACTTCATCGTCGCGCGGCGGTGGTTGAGCGTCGCGTCGAGGAGCTTTGCGACCAGCTCCCGGCCGGCGCGGCGGTCTCCCTCCGCTGACGCCGACCCCTTGGCCTGGAGGACGAGCGGCAGACGGTCGAGGAACCGGCGCATCTGCGGCGTCAGCACCGCCGCGAGCTTGTCGAAGGCGGCGGCGACATCCTGCTGGAACGGCGTCGCAGCCAGCATTTCGACCAGCGTGCGGCTGAAATAGAGCGCGCTCAGCTCGGCCAGCGTGAAGCCGGTGTCGTCGAGCCGCCGGAACGCCTTCGACTCGAGCGTCCAATAGCG
Coding sequences:
- the tig gene encoding trigger factor yields the protein MKTEFVDVNDTRKNLVVEIDSEVVDQEIDKVTRDYGKTARIPGFRPGKVPPKVVRQRFREQILHDVAHGLIPRAVDEALRERGVEPVDTPDIKDVVVEEGQPLRFTASFDTVPPIDPGDYATLQLSRGSLAVGDTAVGQALEGLRERSARYEPVEGRGVGDGDSVLMDLVRTERAAPAIVLTDAPAAGGEEKTDRHESVTVDIGATANPPGFDAQLFGLEAGAHKSFDIRYPDDYAVTELAGKTVAYDVVVKAIRRRIVPELDDEFAKDLGDFASLDALRQRVREDLEHEAKHEADRELRGALMKQLAERVSFEVPEALLEREIDRRVEEFVRRLIEQQIDPMQTNINWEEFRGRQKEAAAEAVSGALVLDEVARREQLAVAHEDVDAEIGRYAERTGRTPAAVRAKLEKEGGIGRLYAGLRRERAIDFLLSRATIVQT
- a CDS encoding Ku protein, yielding MWKGSLAFGLVSIPVELYSATRDHRPKFRLLHAKDEEPVRYERVCQKEGKPVAWEDLVKGYEYAKHQFVVLTKDDFKTAALEKTKTIDIMDFVDPKEIDERYFETPYYLTPGTGADRSYALLREAIRQSGRVGVAKVILRDAQHLAAIEAIGDALVLTMMRFADELVDLSEFRFPKHSGSRAAELTMARHLIGSFEAAWDPRKYTDEYKENLMRLIEAKMKGKAPRFVAEDHGPKQAEVVDLMARLRASLKGRRAAPKPKHAGSTRRAGASKRPKGKRVA
- a CDS encoding SUMF1/EgtB/PvdO family nonheme iron enzyme, with amino-acid sequence MPTMTRVDATAAAAWYRRNRARSAALFDMIDPSAYYTRPIALRNPIVFYEGHLPAFSVLAFLQRGLGRGPIDVRFERLFERGIDPDSVDAAVPRSGASTVWPARDEVRAFGRACDEAVIAALADLPAAAGAIEGLYTALEHEAMHQETLLYMWHRLPYASKRAVGSLRGERPLSDGRHPIVDGRSSGGGAATLAAVVVPDGDAVLGADRSVAAFGWDNEFDRHVSHVPSFEVDAQPTTNAQFLEFLDADGYRRRDLWSDEGWDWIQSERVQHPAFWLAADPSDIGDGSGAIGRRWLWRGMFSCEPLPSNAPVYVSHAEASAYAAWKGRRLITEAEWHRAAEGATMGHADFAGFDPVDNGSFPGGASLHGVQDLVGNGWEWTSTIFGPFDGFAPMRSYPEYSADFFDGRHYVMKGASPATARELIRPSFRNWFRGNYPYVYAKFRTARG
- a CDS encoding L-histidine N(alpha)-methyltransferase, whose amino-acid sequence is MSTRSSEQLAAEFAADVRRDLALTPRQLQSKYLYDALGSSLFEAICRLPWYRITGAERHLLESHADDIVEAVAGPAATAASSPGPLIVELGCGSGEKIVILAEALQAAGRRGRVHLIDISSQALEQSERTLGRLRHISVVGHRDTYEAGLREAARQRDPDSPMLVLLLGSNIGNFDAPAAAQFLRAIRLALAPGDALLLGADLVKPERELQLAYDDPLGVTAAFNRNLLVRINRELAGTFDLDAFAHVAVWNRREHRVEMHLESRRDQRVTIDGWSVAFAIGERIWTESSYKYAPDQIVEMGARAGFGITEQWIDEPARFALNLFAAI
- a CDS encoding DUF5916 domain-containing protein; the encoded protein is MLKISLLLALAGVSGLASEGGGASGTIAAVAVPGATAIKLGSFSEDVWGAVPAVSDFRQREPKDGGAPTFATDVKVAYDAENLYVAVRAHDPQPERIVGHRTRRDAESPSDWIRVMVDSFHDKRTAFEFGVNPAGVKKDIYWYGDSNEDSGWDAVWDVAVARDADGWRAEFRIPFSQLRFHPSDDAVFGFAVVREIGRLQETDTWPFISKSASGIVSSFGDLTHLKISQSPKRLELVPYAVAQVDTQPTEPGNPLVSSRDQQLSGGADLKYAVRPGVTLTATVNPDFGQVEADPAVVNLSGFETFFAERRPFFVEGSGMFNFDLDCNDGSCSGLFYSRRIGRQPRGAPDLVDGAYAVVPQQTTIFGAAKLTGRLGKFSFGALDGVTADEQATIADGAVRTRQMVEPLTNYAVLRARREFANQSALGFMLTSTARRLDGVTGLLPDSAVTGGLDWDWRMLKRYAVQGYWVGSTVHGDAPAIDLLQTSTVHAFQRPDAEHVEEDPTRTSMNGNGGQVSFSKIGGATIRFNSSLNYKSPGLEINDIGFMQRADTRSMNNWMQWKRDTPWRFLRSVRWNLNQWAGWNFGGDRLQNGGNVNAHWVFRNNWATGAGYNLNAANFDDRATRGVGPGAIGVSNRNYWQYLNTDSRKPVSAAVFFNSGRDAAGGHWIGWSPSVTYRPSSFVEISSGVDWSRQVNDAQWIENRPDNTYVFGRLDQHTVSMNWRVNYTITPQVSVQIYAAPFVSTGDYDHFKALLDGRAPHYADRYAPIAYDGTPDFNYRSFRSTNVLRWEYKPGSALFVVWQQGREDVLDYGTFRFGRDLGGTFDAPAHNVFLVKMSYWINQ
- a CDS encoding WYL domain-containing protein; protein product: MPRNAEVIRQWSVLRDLEASRRLTIDDLASRTGVTTRTIRRDLEALQTSGFPLFDELIDGKRYWTLESKAFRRLDDTGFTLAELSALYFSRTLVEMLAATPFQQDVAAAFDKLAAVLTPQMRRFLDRLPLVLQAKGSASAEGDRRAGRELVAKLLDATLNHRRATMKYFSMSSRREKEYVIEPYRLIYSPDGLYLFAYVPEYREVRTFGVARIRGVSLHEERFTPAELPDTIFAHSLGVHEGPPEHVEIVFDGRIAPYITERTWHPSQSTTARADGAVVLSLEVSNDWALRSWILSFGPLARVISPAALVVEIKTEIDAAAARY